From the Jatrophihabitans endophyticus genome, one window contains:
- a CDS encoding saccharopine dehydrogenase family protein: protein MRILILGAGGVGSAAAGILARRPFADHVVVADYDRARAATTVTALADDRFVAAQLDASDQRAVEALLRDERIDAVLGATDPRFTMPIFRAALAAGVHYLDMAMSLSRPHPDEPYARTGVKLGDEQFELAAEWEASGKLALVGIGVEPGLSDVFARYAADHLFAEIDELGVRDGANLEVAGYEFAPSFSIWTTIEECLNPPVVFEKDRGWYTTEPFSEPEVFDFPDGIGPVECVNVEHEEVLLMPRWVDAKRVTFKYGLGDEFIGVLKTLHKLGLDSTEKVNVGGAQVSPRDVVAACLPNPATLGDRMTGKTCAGLWVTGTGKDGAPRSTYLYHVVDNEWSMREYGAQAVVWQTAVNPVVALELIATGVWSGAGVLGPEALDAVPFLELLAGEYGSPWGQQELSG, encoded by the coding sequence ATGCGCATCCTCATCCTCGGTGCCGGCGGCGTGGGTTCCGCCGCGGCCGGCATCCTCGCCCGCAGACCCTTCGCCGATCACGTGGTCGTGGCCGACTACGACCGCGCCCGCGCCGCAACCACCGTCACCGCGTTGGCCGACGACCGCTTCGTCGCCGCGCAGCTCGACGCGTCCGACCAGCGGGCCGTCGAGGCGCTGCTGCGCGACGAGCGGATCGACGCCGTGCTGGGCGCGACCGACCCGCGCTTCACGATGCCGATCTTCCGGGCGGCGCTGGCCGCCGGGGTCCACTACCTCGACATGGCGATGTCGCTGTCGCGCCCGCACCCGGACGAGCCCTACGCCCGGACCGGGGTGAAGCTCGGCGACGAGCAGTTCGAGCTCGCCGCCGAGTGGGAGGCGTCGGGGAAGCTGGCGCTCGTCGGCATCGGGGTCGAGCCGGGGCTGTCCGACGTCTTCGCCCGCTACGCCGCCGATCATCTGTTCGCCGAGATCGACGAGCTCGGGGTGCGCGACGGCGCCAACCTCGAGGTCGCCGGGTACGAGTTCGCGCCGTCGTTCTCCATCTGGACCACGATCGAGGAGTGCCTCAATCCGCCGGTCGTCTTCGAGAAGGACCGCGGCTGGTACACCACCGAGCCGTTCAGCGAGCCGGAGGTCTTCGACTTCCCCGACGGCATCGGCCCGGTCGAGTGCGTGAACGTCGAGCACGAGGAGGTGCTGTTGATGCCGCGCTGGGTGGACGCCAAGCGGGTGACGTTCAAGTACGGCCTCGGCGACGAGTTCATCGGGGTGCTGAAGACCCTGCACAAGCTGGGTCTGGACTCGACGGAGAAGGTGAACGTCGGCGGGGCGCAGGTGTCGCCGCGCGACGTCGTCGCGGCCTGCCTGCCCAACCCCGCGACGCTTGGCGACCGGATGACCGGCAAGACCTGCGCCGGGCTGTGGGTCACCGGCACCGGAAAGGACGGCGCGCCGCGCTCGACCTACCTGTACCACGTGGTCGACAACGAGTGGTCGATGCGCGAGTACGGCGCGCAGGCGGTCGTGTGGCAGACGGCGGTGAACCCGGTGGTGGCCCTCGAGCTGATCGCCACCGGCGTGTGGTCCGGCGCCGGCGTGCTCGGCCCCGAGGCCCTCGACGCAGTGCCGTTCCTCGAGCTGCTGGCGGGGGAGTACGGCTCGCCGTGGGGTCAGCAGGAGCTGAGCGGCTGA
- a CDS encoding 5-oxoprolinase subunit B family protein, with translation MRLRRYGESAVLAEVTGDEDVLALAAAARRLAGVVEVVPAARTALVVATDGSVLPDLTAALRTLDVGPTAPGPSDAAVVTLDVAYDGADLGGTAAELGLDTDALVRAHAGGDYVVGFCGFVPGFGYLSGLDPALHAGRLAEPRTRVPAGAVGIAGEFTGVYPRPSPGGWRLLGHTDAPLWDADRDPPALLVPGTRVRFRAVRR, from the coding sequence ATGCGGCTGCGACGCTACGGCGAGAGCGCCGTCCTGGCCGAGGTGACCGGCGACGAGGACGTCCTCGCCCTCGCGGCCGCCGCCCGACGGCTCGCCGGGGTCGTGGAGGTCGTCCCGGCCGCCCGGACGGCGCTGGTCGTCGCCACGGACGGGTCGGTCCTGCCCGACCTCACCGCCGCGCTCCGGACGCTCGACGTCGGCCCGACGGCGCCGGGGCCGTCCGACGCGGCCGTCGTCACCCTGGACGTCGCGTACGACGGCGCGGACCTCGGCGGCACCGCCGCCGAGCTCGGCCTCGACACCGACGCGCTCGTCCGCGCGCATGCCGGCGGCGACTACGTGGTCGGGTTCTGCGGGTTCGTCCCGGGGTTCGGCTACCTGTCCGGACTCGATCCCGCTCTGCACGCCGGCCGGCTGGCCGAGCCCCGCACCCGGGTCCCGGCCGGTGCCGTCGGCATCGCCGGCGAGTTCACCGGGGTCTACCCCCGCCCGTCCCCCGGTGGCTGGCGGCTGCTCGGGCACACCGACGCGCCGCTCTGGGACGCCGACCGGGACCCGCCGGCGCTGCTGGTGCCGGGCACGCGGGTGCGGTTCCGGGCGGTCCGCAGATGA
- a CDS encoding TraR/DksA family transcriptional regulator — MTSGSTELATARAAAAERVADLRRELDDVIASASSTTGDDEHDPEGATIGFERAQAQSLLDRAVARVGELDAALARAERGDYGRCAGCGGPIGAERLAARPGTDRCIDCAR; from the coding sequence GTGACCTCGGGCTCGACTGAGCTCGCCACCGCCCGGGCCGCGGCGGCCGAGCGGGTGGCCGACCTGCGTCGCGAGCTCGACGACGTGATCGCCTCGGCGTCGTCGACGACCGGCGACGACGAGCACGACCCCGAGGGCGCGACGATCGGCTTCGAACGGGCGCAGGCGCAGTCCCTGCTCGACCGGGCCGTCGCCCGAGTCGGCGAGCTGGACGCCGCGCTCGCCCGGGCCGAACGGGGTGACTACGGCCGCTGCGCCGGCTGTGGTGGGCCGATCGGTGCCGAGCGGCTCGCGGCGCGGCCGGGCACCGACCGCTGCATCGACTGCGCGCGCTGA
- a CDS encoding LamB/YcsF family protein produces MSGAVARIDLNADLGEGFGVWRLGDDDALLDLVTSANVACGFHAGDPVTMRRVCAAAAARDVAIGAQVSYRDLAGFGRRRMDVAPDELAADVLYQLGALDGFARAAGTRVRYVKPHGALYNTAVDDPGQARAVAEAVAAYDTRLPLLALPGSALAEAADAAGLPFVAEAFADRAYTAQGRLVPRDEAGAVVTDTAAVVARAVRFAVANEVESTDGTVVPVAARSLCLHGDTAGAVRLAHAVRAALLGAGLALTPFAD; encoded by the coding sequence ATGAGCGGGGCCGTCGCGCGGATCGACCTCAACGCCGACCTCGGCGAGGGCTTCGGCGTCTGGCGCCTCGGCGACGACGACGCCCTGCTCGACCTGGTGACCAGCGCCAACGTCGCGTGTGGCTTCCACGCCGGTGACCCGGTCACCATGCGTCGCGTCTGCGCCGCCGCGGCGGCGCGGGACGTCGCGATCGGTGCCCAGGTGAGCTACCGCGACCTCGCCGGGTTCGGCCGTCGGCGCATGGACGTCGCCCCCGACGAGCTGGCCGCCGACGTCCTCTACCAGCTGGGCGCGCTCGACGGCTTCGCCCGGGCCGCCGGCACGCGGGTGCGCTACGTCAAGCCGCACGGCGCGCTCTACAACACGGCGGTGGACGACCCCGGGCAGGCCCGCGCCGTCGCCGAGGCGGTCGCGGCCTACGACACGCGACTGCCGCTGCTGGCGTTACCCGGCTCGGCCCTCGCCGAGGCGGCCGACGCGGCCGGGCTGCCGTTCGTCGCGGAGGCCTTCGCCGACCGCGCCTACACCGCGCAGGGCCGGCTGGTCCCTCGCGACGAGGCCGGCGCGGTCGTGACCGACACCGCCGCGGTGGTCGCTCGGGCCGTCCGCTTCGCCGTCGCGAACGAGGTCGAGAGCACGGACGGCACCGTCGTGCCGGTCGCCGCCCGGTCGCTGTGCCTGCACGGCGACACCGCCGGCGCGGTCCGGCTCGCGCACGCGGTGCGCGCCGCCCTGCTCGGCGCGGGTCTCGCCCTCACCCCGTTCGCCGACTGA
- the bcp gene encoding thioredoxin-dependent thiol peroxidase, translated as MQTPRLAPGDTAPDFTLPDAEGTTVSLHDQRGRKVIVYFYPAAMTPGCTKQACDFRDSLDSLGAAGYTVLGISPDKPEKLAKFRDRDGVTFPLLSDPDRTTLGAYGAFGEKTMYGKTVTGVIRSTFVIDEDGVVEQARYNVKATGHVAKLRRDLGLD; from the coding sequence ATGCAGACGCCGCGCCTGGCCCCGGGCGACACCGCACCGGACTTCACCCTGCCCGACGCCGAGGGCACCACGGTCTCGCTGCACGACCAGCGCGGTCGCAAGGTGATCGTCTACTTCTACCCGGCGGCCATGACGCCGGGCTGCACCAAGCAGGCGTGCGACTTCCGCGACAGCCTGGACTCGTTGGGCGCGGCCGGTTACACCGTGCTCGGCATCTCGCCCGACAAGCCGGAGAAGCTCGCGAAGTTCCGCGACCGCGACGGCGTCACCTTCCCGCTGCTCTCCGACCCGGACCGCACGACGCTCGGCGCCTACGGCGCGTTCGGCGAGAAGACGATGTACGGCAAGACCGTCACCGGCGTCATCCGCTCGACGTTCGTCATCGACGAGGACGGCGTGGTCGAGCAGGCCCGGTACAACGTCAAGGCCACCGGGCACGTGGCCAAGCTGCGCCGTGACCTCGGGCTCGACTGA
- a CDS encoding phosphodiester glycosidase family protein yields MRRSVLAAAAAALCLPAVGLDAAPAASAASSSTVRLAPGVTLTHSVFRLKSGGHSYPERVWTLRARLSAHLQLDAASPRNVIGAARQTTLTLGRQERAVAGINGDTFYFPDAAAVPRAGITHGGRVLKSALVGKNAVLYATSSGRVAIGDPGFRGRISTTDRTGKARSFGITSRNSIENAANGGMAFVDRAVLTSSLRKAPQRRTSCAVVRLAERGGDSYRVTSIAAKATKYTRAAAGTHALVSCASSTAGWIRSALRTGQDLTLTAGYRVRGITTLLSGVRQLIRGGKRFTDRTGLNVYGNSMKPETFGCVLRDARTVLLGVVEGDRSGRAGMTYAQLTTYLLARKCRSALVFDGSGSSTLVAQRPAKHLAVQNLTTASDPTDKGKRLRKVVNGLFLVRR; encoded by the coding sequence ATGCGCCGATCCGTCCTCGCGGCTGCCGCCGCTGCCCTGTGCCTGCCCGCCGTGGGGCTCGACGCCGCGCCCGCCGCGTCGGCCGCGTCGTCGTCGACGGTGCGGCTGGCACCCGGCGTGACCCTCACGCACTCGGTGTTCCGGCTGAAGTCCGGCGGTCACTCCTACCCCGAACGGGTGTGGACCCTGCGGGCCCGGCTGTCGGCTCACCTGCAGCTCGACGCCGCGAGCCCGAGGAACGTGATCGGAGCTGCCCGGCAGACCACGCTGACCCTCGGCCGACAGGAACGGGCGGTCGCCGGCATCAACGGCGACACGTTCTACTTCCCCGACGCCGCCGCCGTGCCCCGGGCCGGCATCACGCACGGCGGCCGCGTCCTCAAGTCCGCCCTGGTCGGCAAGAACGCGGTGCTGTACGCCACGAGCTCGGGGCGGGTCGCGATCGGCGACCCGGGTTTCCGGGGCCGGATCAGCACGACCGACCGCACCGGCAAGGCCCGCAGCTTCGGCATCACCTCGCGCAACTCGATCGAGAACGCGGCCAACGGCGGCATGGCGTTCGTCGACCGTGCGGTGCTCACGTCCTCGCTGCGCAAGGCACCGCAGCGGCGCACGTCCTGTGCGGTGGTCCGGCTCGCCGAGCGGGGCGGCGACAGCTACCGGGTCACCTCGATCGCGGCGAAGGCGACGAAGTACACCCGGGCCGCCGCCGGCACGCACGCCCTCGTCTCGTGCGCGTCCTCGACGGCCGGCTGGATCCGCAGCGCGCTGCGCACCGGCCAGGACCTCACGCTGACGGCCGGTTATCGCGTCCGCGGCATCACCACGCTGCTGAGCGGCGTGCGGCAGCTGATCCGCGGTGGCAAGCGGTTCACCGACCGCACCGGGCTCAACGTCTACGGCAACTCGATGAAGCCCGAGACGTTCGGCTGCGTGCTGCGCGACGCGCGGACGGTGCTGCTCGGCGTCGTCGAGGGCGACCGGTCCGGGCGGGCCGGCATGACCTACGCACAGCTGACGACGTACCTGCTCGCTCGCAAGTGCCGCTCGGCGCTCGTGTTCGACGGCAGCGGGTCCAGCACCCTGGTCGCCCAGCGCCCGGCGAAGCACCTGGCCGTGCAGAACCTCACCACCGCGTCCGATCCGACGGACAAGGGGAAGCGATTGCGCAAGGTCGTGAACGGGCTGTTCCTCGTCCGCCGCTGA
- a CDS encoding DUF2631 domain-containing protein, whose amino-acid sequence MALKPGSEQPDLTLPDDYKHHPPDEHPEDWGWHGEWGRGARIGGWVSIVILLLMMTSTHYNLQGALFLGISAGILFVMLLVDRQRRKHSWRQ is encoded by the coding sequence GTGGCCCTCAAGCCCGGCAGCGAGCAGCCCGATCTGACCCTGCCCGACGACTACAAGCACCACCCCCCGGACGAGCACCCCGAGGACTGGGGCTGGCACGGCGAGTGGGGCCGCGGCGCCCGCATCGGCGGCTGGGTGTCGATCGTCATCCTGCTGCTGATGATGACCTCGACGCACTACAACCTGCAGGGCGCGCTCTTCCTCGGCATCTCCGCCGGCATCCTGTTCGTCATGTTGCTGGTCGACCGGCAGCGCCGGAAGCACTCCTGGCGCCAGTAG
- a CDS encoding Rieske 2Fe-2S domain-containing protein — protein sequence MRITGCGHASVFLETAHGTVLTDPWVNPAYFGSWFPFPDNSGLDWDTLGKADYLFVSHLHRDHFDPETLRKHISKKTTVLLPEYPTSELEDSLRDCGFTSFVKPRSGEVVDLDGLEIMIQALTSPTDGPIGDSSLWLSDGHYRVLNQNDARPSELSEFRELGPVDAYLIQFSGAIWFPMVYELPQRAKAAMGLTKRERQFDRTLRYIEEMDARFVFPTAGPPCFLDDELWGFNDIFGDESNIFPDQLVFLDWLREKGHDEGRLLLPGTRADVTDPACSVVHPYEPQTIYASNETKTAYLRDMKERRQPEVEAAKATWPHPEIDILASLQEWFTPLLEASVHIADGIDGGVRFTFEDAPVEEGGRGDVDILIDFVERNVRPYDGEKVRYRFRTRRAYVEQLIAEHEIDWVNSLFLSCRFSAQRIGPYNEFVYVFFKCLSEERLNYAEGWFLEQNSAQAAETIVLADDDGTRWEMQRRCPHLKADLSRFGTVADGVMTCQMHGWKWRLSDGKCLSSVGHDLRCAPEGESVPGAEPVPHDAHRGHHDAEAESA from the coding sequence ATGCGTATCACCGGTTGCGGCCACGCGAGCGTGTTCCTCGAGACCGCCCATGGCACCGTCCTCACCGACCCGTGGGTGAACCCCGCGTACTTCGGTTCCTGGTTCCCGTTCCCCGACAACTCCGGGCTGGACTGGGACACGCTGGGCAAGGCCGACTACCTGTTCGTCTCGCACCTGCACCGCGACCACTTCGATCCCGAGACCCTGCGCAAGCACATCTCGAAGAAGACGACGGTGCTGCTGCCGGAGTACCCGACCTCCGAGCTCGAGGACTCGCTGCGCGACTGTGGCTTCACCTCGTTCGTCAAGCCGCGCTCGGGTGAGGTGGTCGACCTCGACGGGCTCGAGATCATGATCCAGGCGCTGACGTCGCCGACCGACGGGCCGATCGGCGACTCCTCGCTGTGGCTGTCCGACGGCCACTACCGCGTCCTCAACCAGAACGACGCGCGTCCGTCGGAGCTCTCGGAGTTCCGCGAGCTCGGGCCCGTCGACGCGTACCTCATCCAGTTCTCCGGCGCGATCTGGTTCCCGATGGTGTACGAGCTGCCGCAGCGGGCGAAGGCGGCGATGGGGCTGACCAAGCGGGAGCGGCAGTTCGACCGCACGCTGCGCTACATCGAGGAGATGGACGCCCGCTTCGTCTTCCCGACCGCGGGGCCGCCCTGCTTCCTCGACGACGAGCTGTGGGGCTTCAACGACATCTTCGGTGACGAGTCGAACATCTTCCCCGACCAACTCGTCTTCCTCGACTGGCTGCGCGAGAAGGGGCACGACGAGGGACGGCTGCTGCTGCCCGGCACGCGGGCCGACGTCACCGACCCGGCCTGCTCGGTCGTGCACCCGTACGAGCCCCAGACCATCTACGCCTCGAACGAGACCAAGACCGCCTACCTGCGCGACATGAAGGAGCGGCGGCAGCCCGAGGTCGAGGCCGCGAAGGCGACCTGGCCGCACCCCGAGATCGACATCCTGGCCTCGCTGCAGGAGTGGTTCACCCCGCTGCTCGAGGCGTCGGTGCACATCGCCGACGGCATCGACGGCGGCGTCCGCTTCACCTTCGAGGACGCACCTGTCGAGGAGGGTGGACGCGGCGACGTCGACATCCTGATCGACTTCGTCGAGCGCAACGTCCGCCCCTACGACGGGGAGAAGGTGCGGTACCGGTTCCGCACGCGGCGCGCGTACGTCGAGCAGCTCATCGCCGAGCACGAGATCGACTGGGTGAACTCGCTGTTCCTGTCGTGCCGGTTCTCGGCCCAGCGCATCGGCCCGTACAACGAGTTCGTCTACGTGTTCTTCAAGTGCCTGTCCGAGGAGCGGCTCAACTACGCCGAGGGCTGGTTCCTCGAGCAGAACTCCGCCCAGGCCGCCGAGACCATCGTGCTCGCCGACGACGACGGCACCCGCTGGGAGATGCAGCGCCGCTGCCCGCACCTCAAGGCCGACCTCTCCCGCTTCGGCACGGTCGCCGACGGCGTGATGACCTGTCAGATGCACGGCTGGAAGTGGCGGCTCTCGGACGGCAAGTGCCTGAGCTCGGTCGGCCACGACCTGCGCTGCGCCCCCGAAGGCGAGTCGGTCCCCGGTGCCGAGCCGGTGCCGCACGACGCGCACCGCGGTCATCACGACGCCGAGGCCGAGTCGGCCTGA
- a CDS encoding DUF47 domain-containing protein: MAFRMTPRDNAFYSMFTEAGRNVADAVTVLGGLTDPNANRASIAKDLRDREHAGDAVTHRIMRQLNTSFVTPFDREDIYRLASALDDVVDAVEGAADFIVLADVGKLPPLMTEQIQLLQRSADETAEAMARLKTLRDLEPYWIEVNRLENEADRVYRKLLSKLLSGDYDALTMVKLREVADGFEEAADALEHVAHAVETIAVKES; this comes from the coding sequence GTGGCCTTCCGCATGACCCCGCGCGACAACGCGTTCTACTCGATGTTCACCGAGGCCGGGCGCAACGTCGCCGACGCCGTCACGGTGCTCGGCGGGTTGACCGATCCGAACGCCAACCGCGCGAGCATCGCCAAGGACCTGCGCGATCGCGAGCACGCCGGCGACGCCGTCACCCACCGCATCATGCGGCAGCTCAACACCAGCTTCGTGACGCCGTTCGACCGCGAGGACATCTACCGCCTCGCCTCCGCGCTCGACGACGTCGTCGACGCCGTCGAGGGCGCCGCGGACTTCATCGTGCTCGCCGACGTCGGCAAGCTGCCGCCGCTCATGACCGAGCAGATCCAGCTGTTGCAGCGCTCGGCGGACGAGACGGCAGAGGCGATGGCACGGCTGAAGACCCTGCGTGACCTCGAGCCGTACTGGATCGAGGTGAACCGGCTCGAGAACGAAGCCGACCGGGTGTACCGCAAGCTGCTGTCCAAGCTGCTCAGCGGCGACTACGACGCGTTGACGATGGTCAAGCTGCGCGAGGTCGCCGACGGCTTCGAGGAAGCCGCCGACGCGCTCGAACACGTCGCGCACGCGGTCGAGACCATCGCGGTCAAGGAGTCGTAG
- a CDS encoding 5-oxoprolinase subunit C family protein — protein sequence MIEVLATGPAASVQDGGRPGWAALGVPHSGAFDAAALRLANRLVGNDPGAAGIEIVLGGLAVRTDRAVTLALTGAPCPGAAWGVAVTLPAGGWLRLGTPATGLRSYLALRGGVAVDPVLGSASTDTLSGLGPPVLRAGDRIATGRELGPVSGAESAPGRLAPATLAVRPGPRDDWFTPAGRRALVTTTWRVRAESDRVGVRLDGPPLERARDDELPSEAVLPGAVQVPGDGRPLVFGPDAPVTGGYPVIGVIADLGAVAQLRPGDPVRLRWCRDSAGRRDGRRAT from the coding sequence ATGATCGAGGTGCTCGCGACCGGCCCGGCGGCGAGCGTGCAGGACGGTGGCCGGCCGGGCTGGGCGGCACTGGGCGTGCCGCACTCGGGCGCGTTCGACGCCGCGGCGCTGCGGCTGGCGAACCGACTCGTGGGCAACGACCCCGGCGCGGCGGGCATCGAGATCGTCCTCGGGGGCCTCGCGGTGCGCACCGACCGGGCGGTGACGCTCGCGCTGACCGGGGCGCCGTGCCCGGGCGCGGCCTGGGGCGTCGCCGTCACGCTCCCCGCCGGCGGATGGCTGCGGCTGGGGACGCCGGCGACCGGGCTGCGCAGCTACCTCGCGCTCCGCGGGGGCGTGGCCGTCGACCCGGTACTCGGGTCGGCCTCGACCGACACGCTCAGCGGGCTCGGGCCGCCGGTGCTGCGTGCCGGTGACCGGATCGCCACCGGCCGCGAGCTCGGCCCGGTGAGCGGCGCGGAGTCCGCACCGGGACGGCTCGCCCCGGCCACGCTCGCGGTCCGCCCCGGCCCCCGCGACGACTGGTTCACGCCGGCGGGCCGCCGCGCGCTCGTGACGACCACCTGGCGGGTGCGGGCCGAGTCCGACCGCGTCGGCGTGCGTCTCGACGGCCCGCCGCTGGAACGGGCGCGCGACGACGAGCTGCCCAGCGAGGCGGTGCTGCCCGGGGCGGTGCAGGTGCCCGGTGACGGCCGGCCGCTGGTGTTCGGTCCGGACGCGCCCGTGACCGGTGGCTACCCGGTGATCGGCGTGATCGCCGACCTCGGCGCCGTCGCGCAGCTGCGCCCGGGCGACCCGGTCCGGTTGCGGTGGTGCCGTGATTCCGCCGGTCGTCGGGACGGTCGCCGGGCTACTTGA
- a CDS encoding DUF3618 domain-containing protein has translation MPERSAEDIKRDIERSRADLATAVDKLAYRGNPKRIAENAKQSAKDRLATPQGQAVVAAVGALVLVLVVRRVRKR, from the coding sequence GTGCCCGAGCGCAGCGCCGAGGACATCAAGCGCGACATCGAGCGTTCCCGCGCCGACCTCGCGACCGCCGTCGACAAGCTCGCCTACCGCGGCAACCCCAAGCGGATCGCCGAGAACGCGAAGCAGAGTGCGAAGGACCGGCTCGCGACCCCGCAGGGGCAGGCGGTCGTCGCCGCCGTCGGCGCGCTGGTGCTCGTGCTCGTCGTCCGCCGCGTCCGCAAGCGCTGA
- a CDS encoding inorganic phosphate transporter produces MSSTALVVVIVVVALGFDYTNGFHDSANAIATSISTKALTPRVALAMAAVANVVGALISVEVAKTIGGGIVVPAVGRSGLVIVLAALFGAIVWNLGTWYFGLPSSSSHALIGALLGAGLAGSESVHWDVLVDKVVIPMVASPLIGFAVSYLFMVLLLWVFRKANAVRANRNFRWAQIASAATMSFGHGTQDAQKTMGVIFLALTINGDLAKGDDIPFWVIISSALAISLGTYSGGWRIMRTLGRRIISLTPVSGFAAQTVASGVMLATAHYGLPVSTTHVISSSIMGVGSTRRFSAVRWGVAGNIVVAWVLTIPAAAAVAAVVFYVLHPLLK; encoded by the coding sequence GTGAGCAGTACCGCCCTCGTGGTGGTGATCGTCGTGGTCGCGCTCGGCTTCGACTACACCAACGGGTTCCACGACAGCGCCAACGCCATCGCCACCTCGATCTCGACCAAGGCGCTGACCCCGCGGGTCGCGCTCGCCATGGCCGCGGTCGCCAACGTCGTCGGCGCCCTCATCTCCGTCGAGGTCGCCAAGACCATCGGCGGCGGCATCGTCGTGCCCGCCGTCGGCCGCTCGGGCCTGGTCATCGTGCTCGCCGCGCTGTTCGGGGCGATCGTGTGGAACCTCGGCACCTGGTACTTCGGGTTGCCGTCGTCGTCCTCGCACGCGCTCATCGGCGCGCTGCTCGGCGCCGGGCTCGCCGGCTCGGAGAGCGTCCACTGGGACGTCCTCGTCGACAAGGTCGTCATCCCGATGGTCGCCTCGCCGCTGATCGGGTTCGCGGTCAGCTACCTGTTCATGGTGTTGCTGCTCTGGGTGTTCCGCAAGGCCAACGCCGTCCGCGCCAACCGCAACTTCCGCTGGGCGCAGATCGCCTCCGCCGCGACGATGTCCTTCGGCCACGGCACGCAGGACGCGCAGAAGACGATGGGCGTCATCTTCCTGGCCCTGACGATCAACGGCGACCTCGCCAAGGGCGACGACATCCCGTTCTGGGTGATCATCTCCTCGGCCCTGGCCATCTCGTTGGGCACGTACTCCGGCGGCTGGCGCATCATGCGCACGCTGGGCCGCCGGATCATCTCGCTCACGCCGGTCAGCGGTTTCGCCGCGCAGACGGTCGCCAGTGGCGTGATGCTCGCGACCGCCCACTACGGGCTGCCGGTGTCGACGACCCACGTCATCTCGTCCTCGATCATGGGTGTCGGTTCGACGCGGCGCTTCTCCGCGGTGCGCTGGGGAGTGGCGGGCAACATCGTCGTCGCGTGGGTGCTGACCATCCCGGCCGCCGCGGCGGTCGCCGCGGTCGTGTTCTACGTGCTGCACCCGCTGCTCAAGTAG
- a CDS encoding acyl-ACP desaturase, with the protein MLEPADTDAGVQARLLHDLEPVVAENLDRHLRTAKPWHPHDYVPWSRGRDFAFLGGEDWRPEDSPLDPVAQVSMTVNLLTEDNLPSYHREIATRFGRDGAWGEWVGRWTAEEGRHGIALRDYLVVTRGVDPVELENLRMTHMQAGYDSGDKTALQAVAYVSFQELATRVSHRNTAAATGCPLAEQLLARVAADENLHMVFYRNLVAAALDRAPDATMAAIRDEVVGFAMPGQGMPNFLRNSATIAKAGIYDLRLHHDDVVAPVLRFWQVFSRTDFGPAGEQAREELAAFMAGLDAQASRFVEKRERQRERDADRATGARSASGAAGRPAT; encoded by the coding sequence ATGCTCGAACCCGCGGACACCGACGCCGGCGTCCAGGCCCGGTTGCTGCACGACCTCGAGCCCGTGGTGGCCGAGAACCTCGACCGGCACCTGCGCACCGCCAAGCCGTGGCACCCGCACGACTACGTGCCGTGGAGCCGGGGACGGGACTTCGCGTTCCTGGGCGGGGAGGACTGGCGCCCCGAGGACTCGCCGCTGGACCCGGTCGCGCAGGTGTCGATGACGGTCAACCTGCTCACCGAGGACAACCTGCCCTCCTACCACCGCGAGATCGCGACCCGCTTCGGGCGCGACGGCGCGTGGGGCGAATGGGTCGGCCGGTGGACGGCCGAGGAGGGGCGGCACGGCATCGCGCTCCGCGACTACCTCGTCGTGACCCGCGGCGTCGACCCGGTGGAGCTCGAGAACCTGCGGATGACCCACATGCAGGCCGGCTACGACTCCGGGGACAAGACGGCGCTGCAGGCCGTCGCCTACGTGTCGTTCCAGGAGCTCGCGACCCGGGTCTCGCACCGCAACACGGCCGCCGCGACGGGTTGTCCGTTGGCCGAGCAGCTGCTCGCCCGCGTCGCCGCCGACGAGAACCTGCACATGGTCTTCTACCGCAACCTGGTCGCCGCGGCGCTGGACCGCGCGCCCGACGCGACGATGGCCGCGATCCGCGACGAGGTCGTCGGGTTCGCGATGCCCGGGCAGGGGATGCCGAACTTCCTGCGCAACTCGGCGACGATCGCCAAGGCCGGGATCTACGACCTGCGACTGCACCACGACGACGTCGTGGCGCCGGTGCTGCGGTTCTGGCAGGTGTTCTCGCGCACCGACTTCGGCCCGGCCGGCGAGCAGGCGCGCGAGGAGCTCGCCGCGTTCATGGCCGGGCTCGACGCCCAGGCGAGCCGCTTCGTCGAGAAGCGCGAGCGGCAGCGCGAACGCGACGCGGACCGCGCTACTGGCGCCAGGAGTGCTTCCGGCGCTGCCGGTCGACCAGCAACATGA